From a region of the Arvicanthis niloticus isolate mArvNil1 chromosome 6, mArvNil1.pat.X, whole genome shotgun sequence genome:
- the C1qbp gene encoding complement component 1 Q subcomponent-binding protein, mitochondrial, producing MLPLLRFVPRALGAAATGLRAAIPAPPLRHLLQAAPRPCLRPFGLLSVRAGSARRSGLLQPPVPCACGCGALHTEGDKAFVEFLTDEIKEEKKIQKHKSLPKMSGDWELEVNGTEAKLLRKVAGEKITVTFNINNSIPPTFDGEEEPSQGQKAEEQEPELTSTPNFVVEVTKIDGKKTLVLDCHYPEDEIGHEDEAESDIFSIKEVSFQATGDSEWRDTNYTLNTDSLDWALYDHLMDFLADRGVDNTFADELVELSTALEHQEYITFLEDLKSFVKSQ from the exons GGGCGCCGCCGCCACTGGCCTCCGAGCCGCCATCCCTGCCCCACCGCTTCGGCATCTACTGCAGGCCGCGCCCCGGCCATGCCTCCGGCCCTTCGGTTTGCTCAGCGTACGGGCCGGCTCGGCTCGGCGCTCTGGCCTCCTGCAGCCCCCAGTTCCCTGCGCGTGCGGCTGTGGCGCTCTGCACACGGAAG GAGACAAGGCCTTCGTTGAATTTTTGACTGAtgaaattaaggaagaaaaaaagatccAGAAGCATAAGTCCCTTCCCAAGATGTCTGGAGATTGGGAGCTGGAAGTGAACGGCACAGAGGCTAAATTATTGCGCAAAGTTGCTGGAGAAAA GATCACTGTCACTTTCAACATTAACAACAGCATCCCTCCAACATTTGATGGTGAGGAGGAGCCCTCACAAGggcagaaggcggaagaacaggaG ccGGAACTGACATCAACTCCTAATTTTGTGGTTGAAGTTACAAAGATTGATGGCAAGAAGACCCTTGTACTGGACTGTCACTACCCTGAGGATGAG ATCGGACACGAAGATGAGGCCGAGAGTGATATTTTCTCTATCAAGGAAGTTAGCTTTCAGGCCACTGGTGACTCTGAGTGGAGGGATACAAACTACACACTCAACACAGATTCCCTGGACTGG GCCTTGTATGACCACCTGATGGACTTCCTGGCGGACCGAGGGGTGGATAACACTTTTGCGGACGAGCTGGTGGAGCTGAGCACAGCCTTAGAGCACCAGGAATATATCACCTTTCTTGAGGACCTCAAAAGTTTTGTCAAGAGCCAGTAA
- the Nup88 gene encoding nuclear pore complex protein Nup88 isoform X1: MAAAVGPVGDGELWQSWLPNHVVFLRLREGLKNQSLAETEKPAASTSPSCPPLPPHLPTRNLVFGLGGELFLWDAESSAFLVVRLRGPSGGGVEPPLSQYQRLLCINPPLFEIHQVLLSPTQHHVALIGTKGLMALELPQRWGKDSEFEGGKATVNCSTTPIAERFFTSSTSLTLKHAAWYPSEMLDPHIVLLTSDNVIRIYSLREPQTPTKVIVLSEAEEESLILNKGRAYTASLGETAVAFDFGPLVTVSKNIFEQKDREVVAYPLYILYENGETFLTYVSLLYSPGNIGKLLGPLPMHPAAEDNYGYDACAILCLPCVPNILVIATESGMLYHCVVLEGEEEDDQTLEKSWDPRADLIPSLYVFECVELELALKLASGEDDPFASDFSCSIKLHRDPKCPSRYHCSHEAGVHSVGLTWIHKLHKFLGSDEEDKDSLQELTAEQKCFVEHILCTKPLPCRQPAPIRGFWIVPDILGPTMICITSTYECLIRPLLSTVHPASPPLLCTREDAEVAESPLRILAETPDSFEKHIKRILQRSATNPAFLKNCSARSSEKDLAPPPEECLQLISRATQVFREQYILKQDLAKEEIQRRVKLLCDQKRKQLEDLNYCREERKSLREMAERLADKYEEAKEKQEDIMNRMKKVLHSFHTQLPVLSDSERDMKKELQLIPDQLRHLGNAIKQVTMKKDYQQRKMEKVLSPQKPTITLSAYQRKCIQSILKEEGEHIREMVKQINDIRNHVNF; encoded by the exons ATGGCGGCTGCCGTGGGGCCTGTGGGCGATGGGGAGCTATGGCAGAGCTGGCTTCCTAACCACGTCGTGTTCTTGCGGCTCCGCGAGGGCCTGAAAAACCAGAGTCTAGCCGAAACAGAGAAACCAGCGGCTTCGACCTCACCCTCGTGCCCGCCTCTGCCGCCGCATTTGCCGACGAGAAACCTGGTCTTCGGCCTCGGAGGGGAACTGTTCCTGTGGGACGCCGAAAGCAGCGCCTTCTTGGTGGTTCGCCTTCGAGGCCCCAGCGGTGGCGGCGTGGAGCCCCCTCTCTCCCAGTATCAG AGATTACTTTGCATTAATCCACCCCTGTTTGAAATTCATCAAGTCTTGTTAAGTCCAACACAACACCATGTAGCACTTATAGGAACAAAAGGACTTATGGCGTTAGAATTACctcagagatgggggaaggattctGAATTCGAAGGTGGAAAAGCAACTGTGAACTGTAG cACCACTCCGATTGCTGAGAGATTTTTCACCAGTTCTACCTCTCTGACTCTGAAGCACGCTGCATGGTATCCAAGTGAGATGCTGGATCCCCACATAGTGCTGTTGACGTCCGACAATGTGATAAG aatTTACTCTCTCCGTGAGCCTCAGACACCCACTAAGGTGATTGTGCTttcagaagcagaagaggaaagtTTAATACTCAATAAAGG AAGAGCATATACGGCGTCTCTAGGAGAGACTGCAGTGGCATTTGACTTTGGGCCACTGGTAACCGTCTCAAAGAATATATttgaacagaaagacagagaagtagTGGCGTATCCACTGTACATCCTGTATGAGAACGGGGAGACCTTCCTCACCTACGTCAGCCTGTTATACAG CCCAGGGAATATTGGGAAGCTCTTGGGCCCACTGCCTATGCATCCTGCAGCTGAAGATAACTATGGTTACGATGCCTGTGCTATACTCTGTTTGCCCTGTGTTCCCAATATCTTAGTAATTGCGACTGAGTCGGGAATGCTGTATCACTGTGTTGTactagagggagaagaagaagatgatcAAACG TTAGAAAAGTCCTGGGATCCCAGGGCCGACCTCATCCCTtctctgtatgtgtttgagtgtgttgAGCTAGAGCTTGCCCTGAAACTGGCATCTGGAGAGGATGATCCCTTTGCTTCTGACTTTTCCTGTTCAATTAAACTGCACAGAG ATCCCAAGTGTCCTTCCAGATACCACTGTAGCCATGAAGCTGGAGTACACAGTGTGGGGCTGACTTGGATTCACAAACTGCACAAATTTCTTGGATCAG ATGAAGAAGATAAGGATAGTTTACAGGAACTCACTGCTGAGCAGAAATGCTTTGTGGAGCACATTCTTTGTACAAAGCCATTGCCATGCAG GCAGCCAGCTCCAATTCGAGGATTCTGGATCGTCCCGGATATCCTGGGGCCCACAATGATCTGCATCACCAGTACCTATGAATGTCTAATAAGGCCTTTATT AAGTACAGTCCACCCAgcatctcctcccctcctctgtaCCCGAGAAGATGCTGAAGTGGCAGAGTCTCCACTGCGCATTCTGGCTGAAACTCCAGACTCCTTCGAGAAGCATATTAAAAGAATCTTGCAACGAAGTGCCACCAACCCAGCATTTCTCAA AAACTGTTCTGCAAGATCATCTGAAAAGGATTTGGCTCCCCCTCCCGAGGAGTGTCTCCAGCTGATCAGCAGGGCCACCCAGGTGTTCCGAGAACAGTACATTCTCAAGCAGGACCTGGCCAAGGAGGAGATTCAACGGAG GGTCAAATTATTATGTGACCAGAAAAGGAAACAACTAGAAGATCTCAATTACTGTCGAGAGGAGAG AAAAAGTCTCCGGGAAATGGCCGAGCGCTTAGCTGACAAATATGAGGAagccaaagaaaaacaagaagatatCATGAACAG GATGAAAAAAGTGCTTCATAGTTTTCATACTCAGCTCCCAGTTCTCTCTGACAGTGAGAGAGACATGAAGAAAGAATTACAGTTGATACCTGATCAACTTCGACATCTAGGCAATGCCATCAAACAG GTTACTATGAAAAAAGATTATCAacagagaaagatggaaaaagtGCTGAGTCCTCAGAAGCCCACTATTACTCTGAGTGCCTACCAGCGAAAGTGCATTCAGTCCATCCTGAAAGAAGA GGGTGAACATATAAGGGAAATGGTGAAGCAAATCAATGATATCCGAAATCATGTCAACTTCTGA
- the Nup88 gene encoding nuclear pore complex protein Nup88 isoform X2, translating to MAAAVGPVGDGELWQSWLPNHVVFLRLREGLKNQSLAETEKPAASTSPSCPPLPPHLPTRNLVFGLGGELFLWDAESSAFLVVRLRGPSGGGVEPPLSQYQRLLCINPPLFEIHQVLLSPTQHHVALIGTKGLMALELPQRWGKDSEFEGGKATVNCSTTPIAERFFTSSTSLTLKHAAWYPSEMLDPHIVLLTSDNVIRIYSLREPQTPTKVIVLSEAEEESLILNKGRAYTASLGETAVAFDFGPLVTVSKNIFEQKDREVVAYPLYILYENGETFLTYVSLLYSPGNIGKLLGPLPMHPAAEDNYGYDACAILCLPCVPNILVIATESGMLYHCVVLEGEEEDDQTLEKSWDPRADLIPSLYVFECVELELALKLASGEDDPFASDFSCSIKLHRDPKCPSRYHCSHEAGVHSVGLTWIHKLHKFLGSDEEDKDSLQELTAEQKCFVEHILCTKPLPCRQPAPIRGFWIVPDILGPTMICITSTYECLIRPLLSTVHPASPPLLCTREDAEVAESPLRILAETPDSFEKHIKRILQRSATNPAFLKSSEKDLAPPPEECLQLISRATQVFREQYILKQDLAKEEIQRRVKLLCDQKRKQLEDLNYCREERKSLREMAERLADKYEEAKEKQEDIMNRMKKVLHSFHTQLPVLSDSERDMKKELQLIPDQLRHLGNAIKQVTMKKDYQQRKMEKVLSPQKPTITLSAYQRKCIQSILKEEGEHIREMVKQINDIRNHVNF from the exons ATGGCGGCTGCCGTGGGGCCTGTGGGCGATGGGGAGCTATGGCAGAGCTGGCTTCCTAACCACGTCGTGTTCTTGCGGCTCCGCGAGGGCCTGAAAAACCAGAGTCTAGCCGAAACAGAGAAACCAGCGGCTTCGACCTCACCCTCGTGCCCGCCTCTGCCGCCGCATTTGCCGACGAGAAACCTGGTCTTCGGCCTCGGAGGGGAACTGTTCCTGTGGGACGCCGAAAGCAGCGCCTTCTTGGTGGTTCGCCTTCGAGGCCCCAGCGGTGGCGGCGTGGAGCCCCCTCTCTCCCAGTATCAG AGATTACTTTGCATTAATCCACCCCTGTTTGAAATTCATCAAGTCTTGTTAAGTCCAACACAACACCATGTAGCACTTATAGGAACAAAAGGACTTATGGCGTTAGAATTACctcagagatgggggaaggattctGAATTCGAAGGTGGAAAAGCAACTGTGAACTGTAG cACCACTCCGATTGCTGAGAGATTTTTCACCAGTTCTACCTCTCTGACTCTGAAGCACGCTGCATGGTATCCAAGTGAGATGCTGGATCCCCACATAGTGCTGTTGACGTCCGACAATGTGATAAG aatTTACTCTCTCCGTGAGCCTCAGACACCCACTAAGGTGATTGTGCTttcagaagcagaagaggaaagtTTAATACTCAATAAAGG AAGAGCATATACGGCGTCTCTAGGAGAGACTGCAGTGGCATTTGACTTTGGGCCACTGGTAACCGTCTCAAAGAATATATttgaacagaaagacagagaagtagTGGCGTATCCACTGTACATCCTGTATGAGAACGGGGAGACCTTCCTCACCTACGTCAGCCTGTTATACAG CCCAGGGAATATTGGGAAGCTCTTGGGCCCACTGCCTATGCATCCTGCAGCTGAAGATAACTATGGTTACGATGCCTGTGCTATACTCTGTTTGCCCTGTGTTCCCAATATCTTAGTAATTGCGACTGAGTCGGGAATGCTGTATCACTGTGTTGTactagagggagaagaagaagatgatcAAACG TTAGAAAAGTCCTGGGATCCCAGGGCCGACCTCATCCCTtctctgtatgtgtttgagtgtgttgAGCTAGAGCTTGCCCTGAAACTGGCATCTGGAGAGGATGATCCCTTTGCTTCTGACTTTTCCTGTTCAATTAAACTGCACAGAG ATCCCAAGTGTCCTTCCAGATACCACTGTAGCCATGAAGCTGGAGTACACAGTGTGGGGCTGACTTGGATTCACAAACTGCACAAATTTCTTGGATCAG ATGAAGAAGATAAGGATAGTTTACAGGAACTCACTGCTGAGCAGAAATGCTTTGTGGAGCACATTCTTTGTACAAAGCCATTGCCATGCAG GCAGCCAGCTCCAATTCGAGGATTCTGGATCGTCCCGGATATCCTGGGGCCCACAATGATCTGCATCACCAGTACCTATGAATGTCTAATAAGGCCTTTATT AAGTACAGTCCACCCAgcatctcctcccctcctctgtaCCCGAGAAGATGCTGAAGTGGCAGAGTCTCCACTGCGCATTCTGGCTGAAACTCCAGACTCCTTCGAGAAGCATATTAAAAGAATCTTGCAACGAAGTGCCACCAACCCAGCATTTCTCAA ATCATCTGAAAAGGATTTGGCTCCCCCTCCCGAGGAGTGTCTCCAGCTGATCAGCAGGGCCACCCAGGTGTTCCGAGAACAGTACATTCTCAAGCAGGACCTGGCCAAGGAGGAGATTCAACGGAG GGTCAAATTATTATGTGACCAGAAAAGGAAACAACTAGAAGATCTCAATTACTGTCGAGAGGAGAG AAAAAGTCTCCGGGAAATGGCCGAGCGCTTAGCTGACAAATATGAGGAagccaaagaaaaacaagaagatatCATGAACAG GATGAAAAAAGTGCTTCATAGTTTTCATACTCAGCTCCCAGTTCTCTCTGACAGTGAGAGAGACATGAAGAAAGAATTACAGTTGATACCTGATCAACTTCGACATCTAGGCAATGCCATCAAACAG GTTACTATGAAAAAAGATTATCAacagagaaagatggaaaaagtGCTGAGTCCTCAGAAGCCCACTATTACTCTGAGTGCCTACCAGCGAAAGTGCATTCAGTCCATCCTGAAAGAAGA GGGTGAACATATAAGGGAAATGGTGAAGCAAATCAATGATATCCGAAATCATGTCAACTTCTGA
- the Rpain gene encoding RPA-interacting protein produces the protein MAESSGSPHRLLYKQVGSPPWKETFRQGCLERMRNSRHRLLSKYRQAAGGTPETASDRLLVQEVMEEEWNFLQSVENCPETLLQLELPLDLAVLQDIEQELWNEEKSIITEYEKGLQFDESCLNSMLAEWEANPLICPVCIKYNLRIMSSVVTCPCGLYIPFHSTDLTEQKLRACLEETVNEHSAHCPHTPEFSVTGGTEEKPSLLMSCLACDTWAVIL, from the exons ATGGCAGAGTCCTCGGGGTCTCCGCACCGCTTGTTGTACAAGCAGGTGGGCTCGCCCCCCTGGAAAGAAACGTTCAGGCAG GGATGTCTCGAGAGAATGAGAAACAGCCGGCACAGGCTCCTGAGCAAGTACCGTCAGGCTGCAGGCGGCACTCCGGAAACAGCCTCAGACAGGCTTCTTGTGCAAGAAGTAATGGAAGAAGAGTGGAATTTTTTGCAGTCTGTAGAGAACTGTCCAGAGACCTTGCTTCAG TTGGAATTGCCATTGGACCTAGCTGTGCTGCAGGACATCGAGCAGGAGCTGTGGAATGAAG AGAAGTCCATCATAACCGAGTACGAGAAGGGCTTACAGTTTGATGAAAGTTGTCTCAACAGCATGCTGGCTGAGTGGGAAGCAAACCCCCTCATCTGTCCTGTGTGTATAAA GTACAACCTGAGAATTATGAGCAGTGTGGTCACGTGTCCATGTGGCCTGTACATCCCATTTCAT TCAACAGATTTGACAGAGCAGAAGCTTCGTGCCTGTTTGGAAGAAACCGTGAATGAGCACAGTGCACACTGTCCCCACACCCCTGAATTCTCGGTCACTGGTGGAACAGAAGAGAAGCCTAGTCTTCTGATGAGCTGCCTG GCTTGTGACACTTGGGCTGTGATCCTCTAG